ACTGGCGACAGCTCTACAATGCCCAGCGGCCGCATCAGGCGCTGGGCATGCAGGTGCCCCAGACACGCTATCAGCCCAGCCCCCGCGCCTATTGCCCCACGCCATCCGCGCCGTTGTACGCTGAAGGCGGTATCGTCCGCACGGTACGCGATCAGGGGCTCATCAACTGGCGAGGCCATCAGTGGCACGTGGGCAAGGCCTTCATCGGCGAGCCCGTGCTGATCCGTCCTGAGGGCGAGGACGGCCAGTACGACGTGTTCTGGCGCACCTGGCGCATCGCGTGTTTGAACGCACACACCCGGACGGCGACGACGGGACGTTCCGTCGCCTGACACCTGTCCACCATGTCCTCGAACAGGTGTCCACCATGTCTCCGGGCTATACACCTTTGGGAGAGGGTTGGGGTGAGGGGATTGAGTATTGCGCGGCTGCGCTGCCCTCAACCCACCCCAGGTACTAGCCCTCCGCCGGTACCCGCACCCACCCTTCCATGAGTCGCCGCGCGCTGCGGCTCATGATGGCCTTCTCCATCTGCCAGCTGCCGTCCACCTCACGCGCCTGGGCGCCGACCGTCACGGTGCCGGCGGTGTGGCCCATACGTACCTGGCGTCCGGCCAGCTCGCCGGTGAGCTGATTGACCAGGGTGCCGGGCAGCATGGCGGCCACCGCCACGGCGACCGCGCCGGTGCCGGGAATGGCGTGGTGCAGCTTGCCCATGGAGATCATGCGGGCGATGAGATCGAGCTCCGCGGCCTGCACCTGTTTGCCGCCGGCCACCCGATAGGTCTGCGGCGGTGCGATCAGGCACAGCTTGGGCGTGTGAGGGCGCTCCGCGGTGGCCTGGGCGGCGCTGGTCGCCAGGCCCATGGCCACGGCACCGGCGGCGCGCAGGAGCTCCAGGCGCTGCAGCAGCTCCGCATCGCCGTTGATCTGCGCCTGGGTCTCGGTACCGCTCAGGCCAAGCGCCTCGGCGCGCACGAAGATGGTCGGATTACCGGCATTGAGCAGGGTCACCGGCAGCCGGCCCAGACCGGCAATCTGCAACTCATCGACGGCCCGCCCGGTGGGCAGCACGCTGCCATCGGTCCCGGTGGGATCGAGGAATTCGAGCACGACTTCAGCGGCGGGAAAGGCCACGCCGTCGAAGCAGAAATCGCCCTCTTCCTGCACCTCGCCGGCCACCATGGGTACCCGGGCGAGGATGCGCTTGCCGAGATTGGCCTGCCAGATACGCACCGTGGCCAGGCCGTCGCGGGGCGCCTGCACCAGGCCCTCGCTGATGGCGAAGGGACCGACGGCGGCGCTGAGATTGCCGCAATTGCCCGACCAGTCGATCACCGGCAGTTCGATGGCCGGCGCGCCGAACAGGTAGTCGATATCGCAGTCCGGGCGACAGGACGGGGCGATCACCACCACCTTGCTGGTGCTGGAGGTGGCGCCGCCCAGGCCGTCGATCTGCTTGCCATAGGGGTCGGGGCTGCCGATCACCCGCAGCAGCAGGGCATCGCGCGCGGGGCCGGCGGGCGGTAGGTCGCGGGCATGGAAGAACACGCCCTTGCTGGAACCACCCCGCATGTAGACGGCAGGAATACGGTGTTGCGGCATGGTGGGCTCCGTCAGGGGATCACGCCAGATAGCGCCCGAACCAACCCAGGGTGCGATCCCAGGCTAGGCGGGCGGCGGCTTCGTCGTAGCGCGGGGTGGAATCGTTATGGAAGCCATGGGTGGTGCCGGGATAGCGCTGCACCTCGAAGGTCTTGCCCTGGGTCGTTAGAGCCGCCTCGTAGGCGGCGGCGCCTTCGTTGATACGCGGATCGTTCTCGGCGTAGTGGATCAACAGCGGCGCCTTGATCCGCGCCACCTCCTCCACACGGGGCTGGCGGCCGTAGAAGGGTACCGCCGCGGCCAGCTCGGGATAGGCCACGGCGGCGGCGTTGGCCACCCCGCCGCCATAGCAGAAGCCGGTGATGCCGACCTTGCCGGTGCTGAATTCGTGGCTCATCAGGGTTTCCACGGCGGCGAAGAAGTCGTTCATCAACTTCTGCGGATCGACCTGCTGCTGCAGCTCGCGACCCTTGTCGTCGTTGCCGGGATAGCCGCCCATGGCGGTCAGGCCATCCGGCGCCAGGGCCAGGTAACCGGCCTTGGCCAGGCGCC
The window above is part of the Pseudomonas oryzihabitans genome. Proteins encoded here:
- the prpF gene encoding 2-methylaconitate cis-trans isomerase PrpF → MPQHRIPAVYMRGGSSKGVFFHARDLPPAGPARDALLLRVIGSPDPYGKQIDGLGGATSSTSKVVVIAPSCRPDCDIDYLFGAPAIELPVIDWSGNCGNLSAAVGPFAISEGLVQAPRDGLATVRIWQANLGKRILARVPMVAGEVQEEGDFCFDGVAFPAAEVVLEFLDPTGTDGSVLPTGRAVDELQIAGLGRLPVTLLNAGNPTIFVRAEALGLSGTETQAQINGDAELLQRLELLRAAGAVAMGLATSAAQATAERPHTPKLCLIAPPQTYRVAGGKQVQAAELDLIARMISMGKLHHAIPGTGAVAVAVAAMLPGTLVNQLTGELAGRQVRMGHTAGTVTVGAQAREVDGSWQMEKAIMSRSARRLMEGWVRVPAEG
- the yghX gene encoding YghX family hydrolase — translated: MTRLTAKDFSPELLELYDFYVHGRISRRDFLDRAGACAAVLGLSATGVLAALSPNYALATQVEFTDPDIVAEYVYYPSPQGHGRVRGYLVRPAKASGKVSAVVVVHENRGLNPYIEDVARRLAKAGYLALAPDGLTAMGGYPGNDDKGRELQQQVDPQKLMNDFFAAVETLMSHEFSTGKVGITGFCYGGGVANAAAVAYPELAAAVPFYGRQPRVEEVARIKAPLLIHYAENDPRINEGAAAYEAALTTQGKTFEVQRYPGTTHGFHNDSTPRYDEAAARLAWDRTLGWFGRYLA